The following proteins come from a genomic window of Hymenobacter canadensis:
- a CDS encoding ferritin-like domain-containing protein has protein sequence MSNNLKKGGDEADFTKPLLVPIKRRSFFMYAGATAGATALLLSGCDDDDDNGSNMPGMVNVGSGSVGVLNYAYALEQLEAAFYTQVRTGTYYTGLAAGSAEKQILDDLYYHEVIHREFFKAALTRDAGTAIIKPLEPDFSTINFGTRASVLGAAKAFEDLGVSAYNGAARFLGTDNAGLNYLVAAGKIVSVEARHAAIIRDLLSEGSFLDADVVNVGTNGLEISKTPSEVAAVANTFLKDGSKLNVTGLV, from the coding sequence ATGTCCAACAACCTCAAAAAAGGTGGCGACGAGGCTGATTTCACCAAGCCGCTGCTCGTTCCCATCAAGCGCCGTTCGTTCTTCATGTATGCTGGCGCCACCGCCGGTGCTACTGCTCTGCTGCTCTCGGGCTGCGACGACGATGACGACAATGGCAGCAACATGCCCGGCATGGTGAATGTAGGCTCGGGCAGCGTAGGCGTACTGAACTATGCTTATGCACTGGAGCAACTGGAAGCCGCTTTCTACACCCAGGTGCGCACCGGCACTTACTATACCGGCCTGGCAGCTGGCAGCGCCGAAAAGCAGATTCTGGACGACTTGTACTACCATGAAGTAATTCACCGCGAATTCTTCAAGGCAGCCCTGACGCGTGATGCCGGCACTGCCATCATCAAGCCGCTGGAGCCTGACTTCTCGACCATCAACTTTGGCACCCGCGCCAGCGTACTCGGCGCCGCTAAGGCATTCGAAGATCTGGGCGTATCGGCCTACAATGGCGCCGCCCGTTTCCTGGGCACCGACAACGCCGGCCTGAACTACCTGGTAGCTGCCGGCAAAATTGTATCGGTGGAAGCCCGTCACGCCGCCATCATCCGCGACTTGCTGTCGGAAGGCTCGTTCCTCGACGCCGACGTTGTGAATGTCGGCACCAACGGCCTGGAGATTTCCAAGACGCCGTCTGAGGTAGCGGCTGTCGCCAACACTTTCCTGAAGGATGGGTCTAAACTCAACGTTACCGGCCTCGTGTAG
- a CDS encoding NifU family protein, with amino-acid sequence MAEQLTAPAGPVSIYAEASPNPESMKFVLNAQLLADGVSVDYPNLEAAANSPLAQELFNFDYVGRVFIAQNFVTVTKTTDHQWAQLIPELRTFLKSYVEASGPIFTVDPAAEQKAAQQAAASGSADSSEADQQTSQKIIDLLDNYVRPAVEQDGGNITFKSYHEGIVTVNLQGSCSGCPSATVTLKSGIENLLKRMVPEVKEVVAEGIIAQH; translated from the coding sequence ATGGCTGAACAACTCACTGCCCCCGCCGGCCCGGTTTCTATCTACGCCGAAGCCTCGCCCAACCCCGAATCCATGAAGTTTGTGCTCAATGCCCAGCTGCTAGCTGATGGCGTAAGCGTGGACTATCCCAACCTCGAAGCCGCGGCCAACTCGCCTCTGGCTCAGGAGCTTTTCAACTTCGATTATGTGGGCCGCGTGTTCATCGCCCAGAACTTCGTCACCGTCACCAAAACCACCGACCACCAGTGGGCCCAGCTCATTCCCGAGTTGCGCACCTTCCTGAAGTCGTACGTGGAAGCCAGCGGCCCGATCTTCACCGTCGACCCCGCCGCCGAGCAGAAAGCCGCCCAGCAGGCTGCCGCCAGCGGCTCAGCCGATTCGTCGGAAGCCGACCAGCAGACCAGCCAGAAAATCATCGACCTGCTCGATAACTACGTGCGCCCCGCCGTGGAGCAGGATGGTGGCAACATCACCTTCAAAAGCTACCACGAAGGCATTGTGACCGTGAACCTACAGGGTTCGTGCTCGGGCTGCCCTTCGGCCACCGTCACGCTGAAATCGGGCATCGAAAACCTGCTCAAGCGCATGGTACCCGAAGTGAAAGAGGTAGTAGCCGAAGGCATCATCGCCCAGCACTAA
- a CDS encoding uridine kinase family protein, with protein MQHPFIVGITGGSASGKTTFLRRLLASFPEEEICLISQDNYYHPRENQSVDAQGVTNFDLPSSIDSAAYAADVLRISQGLEVRRPEYTFNNPGVVPQELVFRPAPIVVVEGIFVFYFEEVAKLLDLKVYIDAREHVKLQRRIVRDRDERGYDLEDVLYRYTNHVAPTYEKYIKPFKQDADIVIPNNRHFDRGLDVLVSFLKSKVA; from the coding sequence ATGCAACATCCTTTCATCGTCGGTATCACGGGCGGCAGTGCCTCCGGCAAGACCACCTTCCTGCGCCGGCTGCTGGCTTCGTTTCCCGAAGAAGAAATTTGCCTGATTTCGCAGGACAACTACTACCACCCGCGCGAAAACCAGTCGGTGGATGCGCAGGGTGTCACCAACTTCGACCTGCCCTCCAGCATCGACTCGGCGGCCTACGCGGCCGATGTGCTGCGCATCAGCCAGGGCCTGGAAGTGCGCCGGCCGGAGTACACGTTCAATAACCCGGGTGTGGTGCCGCAGGAGCTGGTGTTCCGGCCTGCCCCTATCGTGGTAGTGGAAGGCATCTTCGTGTTTTACTTCGAGGAAGTGGCCAAGCTGCTGGATTTGAAAGTTTACATCGATGCCCGCGAGCATGTGAAGCTGCAGCGCCGCATCGTGCGCGACCGGGACGAGCGCGGCTACGACCTGGAGGACGTGCTCTACCGCTACACCAACCACGTAGCGCCTACTTACGAGAAATACATCAAGCCTTTCAAGCAGGATGCCGACATCGTCATCCCCAACAACCGGCACTTCGACCGGGGCCTGGACGTGCTGGTGTCGTTCCTGAAAAGCAAAGTAGCCTAA
- the secDF gene encoding protein translocase subunit SecDF, whose amino-acid sequence MRNKGLIIALTIIVSALCIYFLTFTFISRRVQNDAVVYATKGGQVNQKLRQRYLDSVWRAPVTSLLGVDYTYRDVRSSELGLGLDLKGGMHVTLEVSPVEIVRAMSGNSKDPKFNQAMTQAQEAQKANPSTPFTTLFAQAYQTAAPGQNLARIFANTTNKSRGIDINSTNEKVIGAINKEVEEAIDRSFNILRTRIDKFGTSQPSIQRVKGTGRIQVELPGVDNPDRVRKLLQGQAKLEFWEVWRQDEFGPYLQQLDQALIAKEKAATTAKPATLAAATDTAAVAAGDSTSLASQLAKKNAAPTAKTDTAAAAQQGSVLARLFTMPVPGQLGVNVQDTARMNTILRSDEARAILPPNLTFLWSVKPDAINGQEYLKLNAIRKQPGTEAPLGGEVVADARQDYDQGGRPEVSMAMNPSGAKKWQKLTGANIGRQVGIVLDDYVYSDPVVQSEIAGGNTSISGNFSIEEAQDLSNVLKAGKLPAPTRIVEEAVVGPSLGQEAINQGLYSSLAGLIIIMAFMALYYGRAGMVADAALLFNGFLILGVLAQFSFALTLPGIAGLILVFASSVDANVLIFERIREELDHGLGLHDAINKGYSRAFSAIFDSNVTTLIIALILFIFGTGPVQNFAVTLLIGIFTSFLSAVFISRLIIEWLVKGKEKSSMTFSTFLSRKLFKDVNFDIVGKRKIAYAFSTIVIVAGFVLMAIQGGPNLGVDFRGGRAYVVDFNKDMDASKVHDALVERAFQGAGTEVKTFGAPNRLRITTGYLADDESVVADKKVESAMVSELTKDFAADAPVIKSTSKVGATIADDIKRTSVLSLGLTLLGIFIYVLFRFEKWQYSMAAVIALFHDALLVIACYPIARLFGLNYEMDQIFVAAVLTVIGFSMNDTVVIYDRIREYLRENPKLTFAQVANPALNSTFSRTMITFTTVFLVVAVLYVFGGETLRSFSFAMLVGMIFGTYSSLFIATPIILDTYGRKEARERGTDMSTHINDGTDAPKLSTAQV is encoded by the coding sequence ATGCGTAATAAAGGACTCATCATTGCGCTGACCATCATTGTGTCGGCGCTGTGTATCTACTTTCTGACCTTCACGTTTATTTCGCGGCGGGTGCAGAACGACGCCGTGGTGTATGCCACCAAAGGCGGCCAGGTAAACCAGAAGCTGCGCCAGCGCTACCTCGACTCGGTGTGGCGCGCGCCCGTGACCAGCCTGCTCGGCGTAGACTACACCTACCGCGACGTGCGCTCGTCGGAGCTGGGCCTCGGCCTTGACCTGAAAGGCGGCATGCACGTGACACTGGAAGTATCGCCGGTGGAGATTGTGCGCGCCATGAGCGGCAACTCCAAGGACCCGAAGTTCAACCAGGCCATGACGCAGGCGCAGGAAGCCCAGAAGGCCAATCCTTCGACGCCTTTCACTACGCTCTTCGCCCAGGCCTACCAAACGGCCGCGCCCGGCCAGAACCTGGCCCGCATCTTCGCCAACACCACCAACAAGAGCCGCGGCATCGACATCAACTCGACCAACGAGAAGGTTATCGGCGCCATCAACAAGGAAGTGGAAGAAGCCATCGACCGCTCGTTCAACATCCTGCGGACCCGCATCGACAAATTCGGCACCAGCCAGCCCAGCATTCAGCGCGTGAAAGGCACGGGCCGCATTCAGGTGGAGCTGCCCGGCGTAGACAACCCGGACCGCGTGCGCAAGCTGCTGCAAGGCCAGGCCAAGCTGGAGTTCTGGGAAGTATGGCGTCAGGATGAGTTCGGCCCTTACCTGCAGCAGCTCGACCAGGCCCTGATTGCCAAAGAGAAAGCCGCTACCACTGCCAAGCCGGCCACGTTGGCCGCCGCCACTGATACCGCTGCCGTAGCCGCTGGTGACTCTACCTCGCTGGCCAGCCAGCTGGCCAAGAAAAACGCCGCTCCGACTGCTAAGACTGACACCGCCGCCGCTGCCCAGCAGGGCTCGGTACTGGCCCGCCTGTTCACGATGCCGGTTCCCGGCCAGCTGGGCGTAAACGTGCAGGACACGGCCCGCATGAACACCATCCTGCGTTCCGACGAAGCCCGCGCTATTCTGCCCCCCAACCTGACGTTCCTGTGGAGCGTAAAGCCAGACGCCATCAATGGCCAGGAATACCTGAAGCTGAACGCCATCCGCAAGCAGCCCGGCACCGAGGCTCCGCTGGGTGGTGAGGTGGTGGCTGATGCCCGCCAGGACTACGACCAGGGTGGCCGCCCCGAAGTGAGCATGGCCATGAACCCCTCGGGCGCCAAGAAATGGCAGAAACTGACCGGCGCCAACATCGGCCGCCAGGTAGGTATCGTGCTCGACGACTACGTGTACTCTGACCCGGTGGTGCAATCGGAAATTGCCGGTGGCAACACCAGCATTTCGGGCAACTTCTCCATCGAGGAAGCCCAGGACCTTTCCAACGTACTGAAAGCCGGTAAGCTGCCCGCCCCGACGCGCATCGTGGAAGAAGCCGTAGTTGGTCCGTCGCTGGGCCAGGAGGCCATCAACCAGGGCCTGTACTCGTCGCTGGCCGGTCTGATCATCATCATGGCCTTCATGGCTCTGTACTATGGCCGCGCCGGTATGGTGGCTGATGCCGCCCTGCTGTTCAACGGCTTCCTGATTCTGGGCGTACTGGCCCAGTTTTCCTTCGCCCTCACGCTGCCCGGCATTGCCGGTCTGATCCTGGTATTTGCCTCGTCGGTGGATGCCAACGTACTGATCTTCGAACGGATCCGGGAAGAACTGGACCACGGCCTGGGCCTGCACGACGCCATCAACAAAGGCTACTCGCGCGCTTTCTCGGCTATTTTTGACTCCAACGTTACCACGCTCATCATCGCCCTGATCCTGTTCATCTTCGGTACGGGTCCGGTGCAGAACTTCGCCGTAACGCTACTCATCGGTATTTTCACCTCGTTCCTGTCGGCCGTATTCATCTCGCGTCTCATCATCGAGTGGCTGGTGAAGGGCAAGGAGAAGAGCAGCATGACGTTCTCGACCTTCCTGTCGCGCAAGCTGTTCAAGGATGTCAACTTCGACATCGTGGGCAAGCGCAAGATTGCCTACGCCTTCTCGACCATCGTTATCGTGGCCGGCTTCGTGCTGATGGCCATTCAGGGCGGCCCGAACCTGGGCGTTGACTTCCGCGGCGGCCGCGCTTACGTGGTTGACTTCAATAAGGACATGGACGCTTCCAAGGTGCACGACGCCCTGGTGGAGCGGGCTTTCCAGGGTGCTGGTACGGAGGTGAAAACCTTCGGCGCCCCGAACCGTCTGCGCATCACCACCGGCTACCTGGCCGATGACGAATCGGTGGTTGCCGACAAAAAAGTGGAGTCGGCCATGGTTTCGGAGCTCACCAAGGACTTCGCCGCCGATGCCCCGGTTATCAAGTCCACGTCGAAAGTAGGCGCTACCATCGCCGACGACATCAAGCGCACTTCGGTGCTGAGCCTGGGCCTGACGCTGCTCGGCATCTTCATCTACGTGCTGTTCCGCTTCGAGAAGTGGCAGTATTCGATGGCCGCTGTAATTGCGCTCTTCCACGATGCGCTGCTGGTAATTGCCTGCTACCCGATTGCCCGTCTGTTCGGCCTGAACTACGAAATGGACCAGATTTTCGTGGCTGCCGTGCTTACCGTAATTGGTTTCTCGATGAACGATACCGTAGTTATCTACGACCGGATCCGCGAGTATCTGCGCGAAAACCCGAAGCTGACGTTTGCGCAGGTAGCCAATCCGGCCCTGAACTCCACGTTCTCGCGCACCATGATTACGTTCACCACGGTGTTCCTGGTGGTGGCCGTGCTTTACGTGTTCGGGGGTGAAACGCTGCGCTCGTTCTCGTTTGCCATGCTCGTGGGCATGATCTTCGGCACGTACTCGTCGCTGTTCATCGCCACGCCGATCATCCTCGACACCTACGGCCGCAAAGAGGCCCGCGAGCGGGGCACCGACATGTCGACGCACATCAACGACGGCACCGACGCCCCGAAACTCTCGACGGCGCAGGTATAA
- the nhaA gene encoding Na+/H+ antiporter NhaA, protein MAVPQLVRPLVRPFTEFFRREAAGGIMLMASAALALLLANTSWGPAAYFPQIWEKHLNLSLNGVVLDMSLVHWINDGLMSVFFLIVGLEIKREVMEGELSEWRHAALPIAGALGGMLLPALLYFLVNRGLPTQNGWGIPMATDIAFALAVLQLLGPRVPLGLKVFLTALAIVDDLGAVLVIAGFYTTNLDLTYLLLALGTWALLLNLNFLGARSLAIYLPLGVLLWFFMHQSGIHATLAGVLLALAIPARIGRARPEILLMLNDRLGMLQHEVHGAEANPRIISEELEYLSDAISSPAQKLEQRLHSVVAFGIIPLFAFANTSLVIDAGVFGQLFSPLGLGILLGLVVGKPLGIGALSWLSVRLGWASLPAGVTWRHLWGAGVLGGIGFTMSLFITLLALGEHSEGEPVAKVAILSASFISGTVGFLLLRSAPALPEAA, encoded by the coding sequence ATGGCTGTTCCTCAACTTGTGCGTCCGCTGGTGCGGCCTTTTACAGAGTTTTTTCGGCGCGAAGCGGCCGGCGGCATCATGCTGATGGCCAGCGCCGCGCTGGCGTTGCTGCTGGCCAATACCAGCTGGGGGCCGGCCGCCTACTTTCCGCAGATCTGGGAAAAGCACCTGAACCTCTCGCTCAACGGCGTGGTGCTCGATATGAGCCTTGTGCACTGGATCAACGACGGGCTGATGAGCGTGTTTTTCCTGATTGTGGGGCTGGAAATCAAACGGGAGGTGATGGAAGGCGAGCTGTCGGAGTGGCGGCACGCGGCCCTGCCGATTGCGGGCGCGCTGGGCGGGATGCTGCTGCCGGCATTGCTTTATTTTCTGGTGAACCGCGGCCTGCCCACCCAAAACGGCTGGGGCATTCCCATGGCCACCGACATTGCCTTTGCGCTGGCGGTGCTGCAGCTGCTGGGGCCGCGCGTGCCGCTGGGTCTCAAGGTGTTCCTCACGGCCCTGGCCATCGTCGATGATTTGGGCGCGGTGCTGGTTATTGCCGGCTTCTACACCACCAACCTCGACCTGACCTACCTGCTGCTGGCGCTGGGCACGTGGGCGCTGCTGCTGAACCTGAATTTCCTGGGCGCGCGCAGCCTGGCTATTTACCTGCCGCTGGGCGTGCTGCTCTGGTTTTTTATGCACCAGTCGGGCATTCATGCCACGCTGGCGGGCGTGCTGCTGGCGCTGGCCATCCCGGCGCGCATCGGGCGGGCCCGCCCCGAGATTCTGCTGATGCTCAACGACCGGCTGGGCATGCTGCAGCACGAGGTGCACGGGGCCGAAGCCAATCCGCGCATCATCAGCGAGGAGCTGGAGTACCTGTCCGACGCCATCAGCTCGCCGGCCCAGAAGCTGGAGCAGCGCCTGCACTCGGTGGTGGCGTTTGGTATCATTCCGCTGTTTGCCTTCGCCAATACCAGCCTCGTCATTGATGCCGGTGTGTTTGGGCAGCTGTTTTCGCCGCTGGGGCTGGGTATTCTGCTGGGGTTGGTGGTGGGCAAGCCGCTGGGCATCGGGGCGCTGTCGTGGCTGAGCGTGCGGCTGGGCTGGGCCTCGCTGCCGGCCGGCGTCACGTGGCGGCATTTGTGGGGCGCCGGCGTGCTGGGCGGCATCGGCTTCACCATGTCGCTGTTTATTACGCTGCTGGCGCTGGGCGAGCATTCCGAGGGTGAGCCGGTGGCCAAGGTGGCCATTCTGAGCGCCTCCTTTATATCGGGCACCGTGGGCTTCCTGCTGCTGCGCAGCGCGCCCGCCCTGCCCGAAGCAGCCTGA
- a CDS encoding rhomboid family protein → MSDLGVIGLIIALVTAIVSYQGLKDTRYFHQYSFEVGAIRSQRQYYRLLTSGFLHTSWLHLILNLFTIWCFGGILEQVLGMRSFLALYLLSMLGGNLFSLWLHRHEPQYTAVGASGGMSGLIFAGIALFPGIEVGMVGLYLPGWLYGLLYVLIAAYGVTTRTSNIGHDAHLVGALTGLLAAIGMVPGALLTNYWVILALAVPALAFLVLLICRPAAYLQGNLLARPTRLQTVDDRFHGRRKQQQVALDELLEKVHSEGLASLSKQELQQLKELSSW, encoded by the coding sequence ATGAGTGATTTAGGTGTAATAGGCCTCATTATAGCATTGGTTACAGCCATAGTATCGTATCAGGGACTGAAGGACACCCGCTATTTTCATCAATACTCTTTTGAAGTAGGTGCTATTCGCTCCCAGCGGCAGTACTACCGGCTGCTCACAAGCGGATTCCTGCACACCAGCTGGCTTCATCTCATCCTGAATCTGTTTACGATCTGGTGCTTTGGCGGAATTCTGGAGCAGGTGTTGGGTATGCGCAGCTTTCTTGCGCTGTACTTGCTCAGCATGTTGGGGGGCAACCTGTTTTCCTTGTGGCTGCACAGGCATGAGCCCCAGTACACTGCCGTAGGCGCATCCGGCGGGATGAGCGGGCTGATATTTGCCGGTATTGCCTTGTTTCCGGGGATTGAGGTGGGCATGGTGGGCCTGTACCTGCCGGGCTGGCTGTACGGGTTGCTTTACGTGCTCATAGCGGCCTACGGCGTGACGACCCGCACAAGCAACATCGGCCACGATGCGCACCTTGTTGGCGCGCTCACCGGCCTGCTGGCGGCCATTGGCATGGTGCCCGGGGCGCTGCTGACCAACTATTGGGTGATTCTGGCCTTGGCCGTTCCGGCCCTGGCGTTTCTGGTGCTGCTGATCTGCCGCCCCGCTGCCTATCTGCAAGGCAACTTACTGGCCCGCCCGACCCGCCTGCAAACAGTTGACGACCGTTTTCATGGCCGACGCAAACAGCAGCAAGTAGCCTTGGATGAGCTGCTGGAAAAAGTACACAGTGAAGGGCTGGCCTCTCTTTCCAAACAGGAGCTGCAACAGCTGAAAGAGCTTTCCAGCTGGTAG
- the rdgB gene encoding RdgB/HAM1 family non-canonical purine NTP pyrophosphatase, translating to MRLCFASNNAHKLDEIRPLLPAGTELLSLADIGCHEELPETQDTLAGNARQKAEYVWEHYGVACFADDTGLEVAALGGAPGVYSARYAGPQRLATDNVQKLLTELRGHADRSAQFRTVVALVLPGGVVHEFEGAVGGHITEELSGAGGFGYDPVFQPGEGDGRTFAEMTTTEKNQISHRARAVAGLVAFLGVME from the coding sequence ATGCGCCTTTGCTTTGCTTCCAATAACGCTCATAAGCTCGACGAAATCCGGCCGCTACTGCCGGCCGGTACGGAGCTGCTGAGCCTCGCCGACATCGGCTGCCACGAGGAGCTGCCCGAAACGCAGGATACCCTGGCCGGCAACGCCCGCCAGAAAGCCGAATACGTGTGGGAACACTACGGCGTGGCCTGCTTCGCCGACGATACGGGCCTGGAGGTAGCGGCGCTGGGCGGCGCGCCCGGCGTGTACTCGGCGCGCTATGCCGGCCCCCAGCGCCTGGCCACCGACAACGTGCAGAAGCTGCTCACGGAGTTGCGCGGCCACGCCGACCGCTCGGCGCAGTTCCGCACGGTGGTGGCACTGGTGCTGCCCGGCGGCGTGGTGCACGAGTTTGAGGGCGCCGTGGGCGGCCACATCACCGAGGAGCTCAGCGGTGCCGGCGGCTTCGGCTACGACCCGGTATTTCAGCCCGGCGAAGGCGACGGCCGCACGTTTGCCGAAATGACCACCACCGAGAAAAACCAGATCAGCCACCGGGCCCGGGCCGTGGCCGGCCTGGTGGCATTTTTGGGCGTTATGGAGTAA
- a CDS encoding BatD family protein, with the protein MIRFLGWMLLFLCSAAGPRVWAQQPVRPLATAPAARVELELGHSTFPVTEYFTVSFRLSGAPLERYSAFPDLEGFKKSGKSSTTTTRIVEGRTTTELTITQRYAAYAEGEYTIKPFSMTVNRQVARSAGAKLTVAPAPAAAATPPAGSAPQGIGLMDLLFGKPKPQEYVEPKDNAFLALVPDKTSVYVGEGVHIGLYFYLTPSDQGLLDFYNFPGQLPGILRQLRQRTAWEESFNEQEIVPEPVTMGGKPFLRYRLYEAEYYPLNTEPLVFEAVALQMVKYRLAKKPAEGLDNRMEGYKTYRTAARTIAVKPLPPHPLRDQVAVGSYQLREAIDRTAFRTGQAFTYTFGVEGEGNLAALNAPVLQPRPGLEVYGPDVQQELTRQAGRVGGRKVFKYRLVARQPGVLPLDSLLQLVYFDPETARYDTLHPELRPDVRGVVRTELPFRARTDDPYYQAVLLDAGNRLQPLDAYRDVRRYATYILAGLLVVAGWGWWQAKR; encoded by the coding sequence ATGATTCGGTTTCTGGGCTGGATGCTCCTATTTCTGTGCAGTGCTGCCGGCCCGCGAGTCTGGGCCCAACAGCCTGTACGTCCGCTAGCTACTGCGCCCGCAGCTCGGGTAGAGCTGGAGCTGGGGCACTCGACTTTTCCGGTGACGGAATACTTCACCGTGAGCTTCCGGCTGAGCGGGGCCCCGCTGGAGCGGTACTCGGCCTTCCCCGACCTCGAAGGCTTTAAAAAAAGCGGGAAGTCCAGCACCACCACCACGCGCATTGTTGAGGGCCGCACCACCACCGAGCTGACCATCACGCAGCGCTACGCTGCCTACGCCGAGGGCGAATACACCATCAAGCCGTTTTCAATGACCGTGAACAGGCAGGTGGCGCGCTCAGCGGGGGCGAAGCTTACGGTGGCCCCGGCTCCGGCGGCCGCGGCCACGCCGCCGGCCGGTAGTGCCCCGCAGGGTATTGGTCTGATGGATCTGCTGTTTGGTAAGCCCAAGCCGCAGGAGTATGTCGAGCCCAAGGACAATGCCTTTCTGGCGCTGGTACCCGACAAAACCAGTGTGTACGTGGGCGAAGGCGTGCACATAGGACTGTATTTCTACCTCACGCCCTCCGACCAGGGCCTGCTGGATTTCTACAATTTCCCGGGGCAGCTACCGGGCATCCTGCGCCAGCTGCGCCAGCGCACGGCCTGGGAGGAGTCGTTCAACGAGCAGGAGATTGTGCCGGAGCCGGTGACGATGGGTGGCAAGCCATTTCTGCGCTACCGGCTCTACGAGGCCGAATATTACCCGCTCAACACCGAGCCACTGGTGTTTGAGGCCGTAGCGCTGCAGATGGTGAAGTACCGCCTGGCCAAAAAGCCCGCCGAGGGCCTCGACAACCGCATGGAAGGCTACAAGACCTACCGCACGGCCGCCCGCACCATTGCCGTGAAGCCCCTGCCGCCGCACCCGCTGCGCGACCAGGTGGCCGTGGGCAGCTACCAGCTGCGCGAGGCCATTGACCGCACGGCGTTCCGGACCGGGCAGGCCTTCACCTACACGTTCGGGGTGGAAGGCGAGGGCAACCTGGCAGCGCTGAACGCGCCGGTGCTGCAGCCGCGGCCGGGCCTGGAGGTGTACGGGCCCGACGTGCAGCAGGAACTGACCCGCCAGGCCGGCCGGGTAGGCGGGCGCAAGGTGTTCAAATACCGGCTGGTGGCGCGCCAGCCAGGCGTGCTGCCCCTGGATAGCCTGCTGCAGCTGGTGTATTTCGACCCTGAAACGGCCCGCTACGACACGCTGCACCCGGAGCTGCGCCCTGACGTGCGCGGCGTAGTGCGGACGGAGCTACCCTTCCGCGCCCGCACCGACGACCCGTACTACCAAGCGGTGCTCCTCGATGCCGGCAACCGCCTGCAGCCCCTGGATGCCTACCGCGACGTGCGCCGCTACGCCACTTACATTCTGGCCGGCTTGCTGGTGGTGGCCGGCTGGGGCTGGTGGCAGGCTAAAAGGTGA
- the aroC gene encoding chorismate synthase produces the protein MNSFGSLFRITTFGESHGPGIGVVIDGCPAGLAVAPEDIQAALDRRRPGQSDLTTPRQEADRVEVQSGIFQGQTTGTPISLYIRNQDQASHDYSHIEHAYRPSHADYTYDQKYGRRDYRGGGRSSARETAARVAAGAVAQQFLNQQGIRVQSYVSQVGAVAVPVGYEQLDLSLIDSNPVRCPHPETAERMAELIRQTRDRHDTVGGLVTGVLTGVPAGLGEPVFDKLHSELGRAMLGINAVKGFEYGSGFAGTLLFGSEHNDAFYTDDAGQVRTRTNHSGGIQGGISNGQDIYFRVAFKPVATILQPQATINDQGEAISLAGRGRHDPCVLPRAVPIVDAMSSLVLADMLLRARANRV, from the coding sequence ATGAATTCTTTCGGCTCACTGTTTCGCATTACCACGTTTGGAGAATCGCACGGGCCGGGCATTGGGGTGGTGATTGATGGCTGCCCGGCGGGGCTGGCGGTGGCGCCCGAAGACATTCAGGCGGCGCTGGACCGGCGCCGGCCCGGCCAGAGCGACCTGACCACGCCCCGCCAGGAAGCCGACCGGGTGGAAGTGCAGTCGGGTATTTTCCAGGGCCAGACCACGGGCACGCCCATCAGCCTCTACATCCGCAACCAAGACCAGGCCAGCCACGACTACTCCCACATCGAGCACGCCTACCGCCCTTCGCACGCCGACTACACCTACGACCAGAAGTACGGCCGGCGCGACTACCGGGGCGGCGGCCGCAGCTCGGCCCGCGAAACGGCCGCCCGCGTGGCCGCTGGGGCCGTGGCGCAGCAGTTTCTGAATCAACAGGGGATTCGGGTGCAGAGCTACGTGTCGCAGGTGGGGGCGGTGGCCGTGCCGGTGGGCTACGAGCAGCTGGACTTAAGCCTCATCGACTCCAACCCGGTGCGCTGCCCGCACCCCGAAACCGCCGAGCGCATGGCCGAGCTGATCCGCCAGACCCGCGACCGGCACGATACGGTAGGCGGCCTCGTGACGGGCGTGCTGACGGGCGTGCCCGCCGGCCTCGGCGAACCGGTGTTCGACAAGCTGCATTCCGAGCTGGGCCGGGCCATGCTGGGCATCAACGCCGTAAAAGGATTCGAGTACGGTTCCGGCTTTGCGGGCACGCTGCTGTTCGGCTCTGAGCACAATGACGCCTTCTACACCGATGACGCCGGCCAGGTGCGCACCCGTACCAACCACTCGGGCGGGATTCAGGGCGGCATTTCCAACGGGCAGGATATCTATTTCCGCGTTGCCTTCAAGCCCGTGGCCACCATTCTGCAGCCCCAGGCCACCATCAACGACCAGGGCGAGGCCATCAGCCTGGCCGGCAGGGGCCGCCACGACCCCTGCGTGCTGCCGCGCGCCGTGCCCATCGTGGATGCCATGTCCAGCCTCGTGCTGGCCGACATGCTGCTGCGCGCCCGCGCCAACCGGGTGTAG
- a CDS encoding type B 50S ribosomal protein L31 — translation MKKDIHPEYREVVFQDSSSGFKFVTRSTMNSNETITMEDGKTYPVVKVEVSSESHPFYTGKNVLLDTAGRVEKFMTRYKKK, via the coding sequence ATGAAAAAAGACATCCACCCCGAGTACCGCGAAGTGGTATTCCAGGACAGCTCCAGCGGTTTCAAATTCGTTACCCGCTCGACGATGAACTCCAACGAGACCATCACGATGGAAGACGGTAAGACGTATCCCGTCGTGAAAGTGGAAGTTAGCTCGGAGTCGCATCCCTTCTACACCGGCAAAAACGTTCTGCTCGACACGGCTGGCCGCGTAGAGAAGTTCATGACCCGCTACAAGAAGAAGTAG